The following proteins are co-located in the Frigidibacter mobilis genome:
- a CDS encoding YifB family Mg chelatase-like AAA ATPase: MVARAYTVAFEGVEARIVEVQCALTPGLPGFTVVGLADKAVSEARERVRAALSALSIALPSKKITVNLSPADLPKEGSHFDLPIALALLAAIEILPREEVENTVALGELSLDGRLVPVIGALPAAMAAAAEGRMLMCPRACGAEAAWVGATQVIAPASLTEAIRHYTGQSPLLPAEPGEVVADTGARDLRDVKGQERARRALEIAAAGRHHVLMVGSPGSGKSMLAARMPGILPPLSAAEALETSMIHSLAGLLSEGGISRTRPYRDPHHTASMAAIIGGGRGAKPGEISLAHNGVLFLDELPEFPRQVLETLRQPLETGEVMVARANAHIRYPCRFLLVAAANPCKCGYLADPARACARVPNCGEDYLGRISGPLMDRFDLRVEVPPVAYTDLDLPATGEGSAEVAARVAVAREVQTARYAEMPGVRVNADTEGAVLEAVATPDAEGRALLSTVAQRFGLSARGYHRVLRVARTIADLEGSETVRKPHVAEAVSFRLTLAVPA, encoded by the coding sequence ATGGTGGCACGGGCCTATACGGTGGCCTTCGAGGGGGTGGAGGCGCGCATCGTCGAGGTGCAATGCGCGCTGACGCCCGGCCTGCCCGGCTTCACCGTCGTCGGGCTGGCCGACAAGGCGGTGTCCGAAGCCCGCGAGCGGGTGCGGGCGGCGCTGTCCGCCCTCTCCATCGCGCTGCCGTCCAAGAAGATCACCGTGAACCTCTCGCCCGCCGACCTGCCCAAGGAAGGCTCGCATTTCGACCTGCCGATCGCGCTGGCGCTGCTGGCCGCCATCGAGATCCTGCCCCGCGAGGAGGTGGAGAATACCGTGGCCCTGGGCGAGCTGTCGCTGGACGGGCGGCTGGTGCCGGTGATCGGCGCCCTGCCCGCCGCGATGGCCGCCGCCGCCGAGGGCCGGATGCTGATGTGCCCCCGGGCCTGCGGGGCCGAGGCGGCCTGGGTCGGCGCCACGCAGGTGATCGCCCCCGCCAGCCTGACCGAGGCGATCCGCCATTACACCGGCCAGTCGCCACTGCTGCCCGCCGAGCCCGGCGAAGTGGTTGCAGATACCGGCGCCCGCGATCTGCGTGACGTGAAGGGCCAGGAACGCGCCCGCCGCGCGCTGGAAATCGCGGCGGCGGGGCGGCACCATGTGCTGATGGTCGGCTCGCCAGGTTCGGGCAAGTCGATGCTGGCGGCGCGGATGCCGGGGATCCTGCCGCCCCTGTCAGCGGCCGAGGCGCTGGAAACCTCGATGATCCATTCGCTGGCGGGCCTGCTGAGCGAAGGCGGCATCTCCCGCACCCGCCCCTACCGCGACCCGCATCACACCGCCTCGATGGCCGCGATCATCGGTGGCGGGCGCGGCGCGAAACCCGGCGAGATCAGCCTTGCGCATAACGGCGTGCTGTTCCTCGACGAGTTGCCGGAGTTTCCGCGACAGGTGCTGGAAACCCTGCGCCAGCCGCTGGAAACTGGCGAGGTGATGGTGGCCCGCGCCAATGCCCATATCCGCTATCCCTGCCGCTTCCTGCTGGTTGCCGCCGCCAACCCCTGCAAATGCGGCTACCTCGCCGATCCCGCCCGCGCCTGCGCCCGCGTGCCGAATTGCGGCGAAGATTACCTCGGCCGCATTTCCGGCCCGCTGATGGACCGCTTCGACCTGCGGGTCGAGGTACCGCCCGTCGCCTATACCGACCTCGACCTGCCCGCCACCGGCGAGGGCTCGGCCGAGGTCGCGGCCCGCGTCGCCGTGGCGCGCGAGGTGCAGACCGCACGCTATGCCGAAATGCCGGGGGTGCGCGTCAATGCCGATACCGAAGGCGCGGTGCTGGAGGCGGTAGCGACCCCCGATGCGGAAGGCCGCGCGCTGCTGTCCACCGTGGCGCAGCGCTTCGGTCTCTCGGCCCGCGGCTATCACCGGGTGCTGCGGGTCGCGCGCACCATTGCCGATCTGGAGGGGTCAGAGACGGTGCGCAAACCGCATGTGGCCGAGGCGGTCAGCTTCCGGCTGACGCTGGCTGTCCCGGCCTGA
- a CDS encoding glutathione S-transferase N-terminal domain-containing protein, translated as MTYHLAIGDRTYSSWSLRGWLLFEKFGIPVTVETAVLYTDELPRLLARYAPARLVPAMRMPDGEVVGETLAMAETLAERHPEAGIWPADPAARARARWLCAEMHAGFAALRGDCAMNLAKSYQDSAPRPEVLADLARIEELWALARGRFGTGGPWLFGNYSAADAFFAPVAARIAGYNLPVGADAAAYVAAHLADPSFRRWRAMGWAQHLEQAAYRKPYAERPWPGPAPLEASLAEGPSVNSACPYSGRPVTDFLQLQGKVWGFCNAFCRDKTLADPEVWPKFMAMVQEG; from the coding sequence ATGACCTATCACCTCGCCATCGGGGACCGCACCTATTCCAGTTGGTCGCTGCGCGGCTGGCTGCTGTTCGAGAAGTTCGGGATCCCGGTCACGGTTGAAACCGCCGTGCTCTATACCGATGAGCTGCCGCGGCTGCTCGCCCGCTATGCCCCGGCGCGGCTGGTGCCGGCGATGCGGATGCCGGATGGCGAGGTGGTCGGCGAGACGCTGGCGATGGCGGAAACGCTGGCGGAGCGGCACCCCGAGGCCGGAATCTGGCCCGCGGATCCGGCGGCGCGGGCGCGGGCGCGTTGGCTCTGCGCCGAAATGCACGCGGGCTTTGCCGCGCTGCGCGGCGATTGCGCGATGAACCTGGCGAAAAGCTATCAGGACAGCGCGCCGCGACCCGAGGTTCTGGCCGATCTGGCCCGGATCGAGGAGCTGTGGGCGCTGGCGCGGGGGCGCTTCGGCACTGGCGGGCCGTGGCTGTTCGGCAACTACAGCGCGGCGGATGCCTTCTTTGCGCCGGTCGCGGCACGGATCGCCGGCTACAACCTGCCGGTGGGCGCCGATGCCGCAGCCTATGTCGCGGCGCATCTGGCCGACCCCTCCTTCCGGCGCTGGCGGGCGATGGGTTGGGCCCAGCATCTGGAGCAGGCGGCCTATCGCAAGCCCTATGCCGAGCGCCCCTGGCCCGGCCCGGCGCCGCTGGAGGCGAGCTTGGCCGAAGGACCTTCGGTCAACAGCGCCTGCCCCTATTCCGGCAGGCCGGTCACCGACTTCCTGCAGCTTCAGGGCAAGGTCTGGGGCTTTTGCAACGCCTTCTGCCGCGACAAGACCCTGGCCGATCCCGAGGTCTGGCCGAAGTTCATGGCGATGGTGCAAGAGGGCTGA
- a CDS encoding RNA polymerase factor sigma-32, which translates to MALDGYSDGILPRRAMKAELLDAETEHQLAVAWRDRRDEAALHRLVTAYMRLAISMASKFRRYGAPMNDLIQEAGLGLMKAAEKFDPDRGVRFSTYAVWWIKASIQDYVMRNWSMVRTGSTSSQKALFFNMRRVQARLEREAEAQGERLDGHQLRARIAREVGVPLHDVEMMEGRLAGSDFSLNATQSSDDEGREWIEALEDDGPQAAETVAEAHDARHLRIWLGKAMGALTPRERYIVGERKLRAEPRTLESLGEELGLSKERIRQLEAQAFAKMRKSLEDQSQEVHHFLA; encoded by the coding sequence ATGGCACTGGACGGATATTCTGATGGCATCCTGCCCCGCCGGGCCATGAAGGCCGAGCTGCTGGATGCCGAAACCGAACATCAACTGGCCGTTGCCTGGCGCGACCGGCGCGACGAGGCGGCGCTGCACCGGCTGGTGACGGCCTATATGCGGCTCGCGATCTCGATGGCGTCGAAGTTCCGCCGCTATGGTGCGCCGATGAACGACCTGATCCAGGAGGCGGGGCTGGGGCTGATGAAGGCCGCCGAAAAGTTCGACCCGGACCGGGGAGTGCGGTTCTCGACATATGCTGTGTGGTGGATCAAGGCCAGCATCCAGGATTACGTGATGCGCAACTGGTCTATGGTGCGCACCGGATCGACCAGCAGCCAGAAGGCGCTGTTCTTCAACATGCGCCGGGTACAGGCCCGGCTGGAGCGCGAGGCCGAGGCGCAGGGCGAACGGCTCGATGGCCACCAGCTGCGCGCCCGCATCGCGCGCGAGGTCGGCGTGCCGCTGCATGATGTCGAGATGATGGAGGGGCGGCTGGCCGGGTCGGACTTCTCGCTGAACGCCACCCAGTCCTCCGACGATGAGGGCCGTGAATGGATCGAGGCGCTGGAGGATGACGGCCCGCAGGCCGCCGAGACGGTGGCCGAGGCGCATGACGCGCGCCATCTGCGCATCTGGCTGGGCAAGGCGATGGGCGCGCTGACCCCGCGCGAGCGCTATATCGTCGGCGAGCGCAAGCTGCGGGCAGAGCCGCGGACGCTGGAATCGCTTGGCGAGGAACTTGGCCTGTCGAAAGAGCGGATCCGCCAGCTGGAGGCGCAGGCCTTCGCCAAGATGCGCAAGAGCCTTGAAGATCAGAGCCAGGAAGTGCATCACTTCCTGGCATGA
- a CDS encoding ChaN family lipoprotein: MRHALILTLCVCAAPALAEQIQPDALADLRADVVILGEVHDNPVHHAHQAQAVAALAPAALVFEMLTPDQAALVSDANRGDAASLGAALAWEASGWPDFTLYHPIFTAAPQARIYGAALPRDQVRRSVTEGAAAILGEDAGRFGLTVPLPDAELAARVVDQMEAHCNAMPAEMMPGMVEAQRLRDAALARAAVQAMADSGGPVAVIAGSGHARRDWGIPAALALAAPELSVISVGQIEAEGAADPDQPFDLWLVTPPTPREDPCAAFN, translated from the coding sequence ATGAGACATGCCCTGATCCTGACGCTGTGCGTCTGCGCCGCCCCGGCCCTGGCCGAACAAATCCAACCGGACGCCCTGGCCGATCTGCGCGCCGATGTGGTGATTTTGGGCGAGGTCCATGACAACCCCGTCCACCACGCGCATCAGGCGCAGGCGGTGGCGGCGCTGGCCCCCGCGGCGCTGGTGTTCGAGATGCTGACGCCCGATCAGGCGGCCCTGGTGAGCGATGCCAATCGCGGCGATGCCGCCAGCTTGGGCGCGGCGCTGGCCTGGGAGGCCTCGGGCTGGCCCGATTTCACCCTGTATCACCCGATCTTCACCGCCGCCCCGCAGGCCCGCATCTATGGCGCCGCCCTGCCGCGGGATCAGGTGCGCCGGTCGGTGACCGAGGGTGCTGCGGCGATACTTGGCGAGGATGCCGGGCGTTTCGGCCTGACGGTGCCGCTGCCCGATGCCGAGCTTGCGGCGCGCGTGGTGGATCAGATGGAGGCGCATTGCAACGCGATGCCGGCCGAGATGATGCCCGGCATGGTCGAGGCGCAGCGGCTGCGCGATGCCGCGCTGGCCCGCGCCGCGGTGCAGGCGATGGCGGATAGCGGCGGCCCGGTGGCGGTGATTGCGGGATCCGGCCATGCCCGCCGCGACTGGGGCATTCCCGCCGCGCTGGCGCTGGCCGCGCCGGAGCTGTCGGTGATCTCGGTCGGGCAGATCGAGGCCGAGGGCGCCGCGGACCCCGACCAGCCCTTCGATCTCTGGCTGGTGACCCCGCCCACGCCCCGCGAAGACCCCTGCGCCGCGTTCAACTGA
- the coaBC gene encoding bifunctional phosphopantothenoylcysteine decarboxylase/phosphopantothenate--cysteine ligase CoaBC, giving the protein MLAGKRILLIIGGGIAAYKALDLIRRLRERGASVSPVLTRAAEEFVTPLSVAALAGANVHRDLFDLTAEAEMGHIQLSRSADLVVVAPATADLMAKMAGGLANDLASTLLLATDTQVLIAPAMNVRMWQHTATVRNRAVLEGDGILSVGPNDGDMACGEYGPGRMAEPLEIVAAIEGILDRATGPLAGRHVLVTSGPTHEPIDPVRYIANRSSGAQGTALAAALRDLGAHITFVTGPASVPPPQGVTVVKVETAREMLAAVEAALPAEAAVFAAAVADWRVTNAAERKMKKDGSGTPPALSFAENPDILATISQRAEGRPRLVVGFAAETDDVIAHATAKRARKGCDWIVANDVSPATGIMGGSENAVTVLTAEGAETWPRMAKDAVARRLAARIAEALA; this is encoded by the coding sequence ATGCTGGCGGGCAAGCGCATCCTTCTGATTATCGGCGGCGGCATCGCCGCCTACAAGGCGCTGGACCTGATCCGCCGCCTGCGCGAGCGGGGCGCATCCGTCAGCCCGGTGCTGACCCGCGCGGCCGAGGAATTCGTCACGCCGCTCTCCGTCGCGGCACTGGCGGGGGCGAATGTCCACCGCGACCTCTTCGACCTGACCGCCGAGGCCGAGATGGGTCATATTCAGCTGTCGCGCTCTGCCGATCTCGTGGTGGTGGCCCCGGCGACTGCCGACCTGATGGCGAAGATGGCGGGCGGGCTGGCCAATGACCTGGCCTCGACCCTGCTGCTGGCCACCGACACGCAGGTGCTGATCGCGCCCGCCATGAACGTGCGGATGTGGCAGCACACGGCAACGGTACGCAACCGCGCGGTGCTGGAGGGCGACGGCATCCTGTCCGTCGGCCCCAACGATGGCGACATGGCCTGCGGCGAATATGGGCCGGGGCGGATGGCCGAACCGTTGGAGATCGTGGCGGCCATCGAAGGCATCCTCGACCGCGCAACCGGCCCGCTGGCCGGGCGGCATGTGCTTGTCACCTCCGGTCCCACGCATGAACCCATCGACCCGGTGCGCTATATCGCCAACCGCTCCTCGGGCGCGCAGGGCACGGCCCTCGCCGCCGCGCTGCGCGATCTGGGCGCGCACATCACCTTCGTGACCGGCCCGGCGAGCGTGCCGCCGCCGCAAGGCGTGACGGTGGTGAAGGTGGAGACGGCGCGCGAGATGCTGGCGGCGGTCGAGGCCGCGCTGCCGGCCGAGGCCGCGGTGTTTGCCGCTGCCGTCGCCGACTGGCGCGTCACCAATGCCGCGGAGCGCAAGATGAAGAAGGACGGCAGCGGCACCCCGCCGGCGCTGAGCTTTGCCGAGAATCCCGACATCCTCGCCACCATCTCGCAGCGTGCCGAAGGTCGCCCGCGGCTGGTGGTGGGCTTCGCCGCCGAAACCGATGACGTGATCGCCCATGCCACCGCCAAGCGCGCCCGCAAGGGCTGCGACTGGATCGTCGCCAACGATGTCTCGCCCGCCACCGGCATCATGGGCGGCAGCGAGAATGCGGTGACGGTGCTGACGGCCGAGGGGGCCGAGACATGGCCGCGCATGGCCAAGGACGCGGTGGCGCGCAGGCTTGCCGCCCGCATTGCGGAGGCGCTGGCATGA
- the dut gene encoding dUTP diphosphatase, with translation MSAPTIAVLWEDWADRAVPLPAYETAGSAGADIRANLRPEDRETGFILDPMRRAVLPTGIRVEIPDGYEIQIRPRSGLALKHGISLPNTPGTIDSDYRGPLGVLLINFGAEPYRIQHGDRIAQLVVAPVLQAGFAVVDTLGDTDRGVGGFGSTGKR, from the coding sequence ATGAGCGCGCCGACCATCGCCGTGCTGTGGGAAGACTGGGCCGACCGCGCCGTGCCGCTGCCGGCCTACGAGACCGCAGGATCGGCCGGCGCCGACATCCGCGCCAACCTGCGGCCCGAGGATCGGGAGACGGGTTTCATTCTGGACCCGATGCGCCGGGCGGTGCTGCCGACCGGGATCCGCGTCGAGATCCCGGACGGGTACGAGATCCAGATCCGACCCCGCTCGGGCCTCGCGCTCAAGCATGGCATCAGCCTGCCCAACACGCCGGGCACCATCGACAGCGATTATCGCGGGCCGCTGGGGGTGCTGCTCATCAACTTCGGGGCAGAGCCCTACAGGATCCAGCACGGCGACCGTATCGCGCAGCTGGTGGTTGCGCCGGTGCTGCAGGCGGGGTTCGCTGTCGTCGATACCCTGGGTGACACGGACCGCGGCGTCGGCGGCTTCGGTTCCACGGGCAAGCGATGA